AGGGTAAGTGCAGCCTGCCATATATGACTCTGGGATCATCTTTTAGTAGTAGCTATCTCGAGGTGATGATTCTGTTCCTCTTTCCAGAGAAGCGATGGAGGTGGAGCCTCCCAAGTTACAGACCTGGCGAATGATCGCATGCTCTCCAGTTGAAGTATGAGTGAGTTATATGAGAGGAGAAGCTATGTTGAAGGTGATGCATTAGGTTCCCACAGCTTTAATGGTGTCCTTGGAAGGACGGGTGATGATCCATTTGATGTTCCTATCAATGTGTAATAGATTTCTAAATAAATGATATTATTTTATGGAAATATAGAGTCTCCTAAAGGAGGACTGAAATGTCATTAGAaggtacatgatgcttttaagacCACTTTCACCTAATATAATTACTTCTAtccaataaagaaaaaaaacctcATGCTCTTGAAGATTTCTAAATTTGGCAAAACTTAATGTAGAGAAATATATGGGCGTTTTATTATCTACAGCGCACGCAAATGCCGATGATCATCACCGTCCGCTTGACTCGTGTTGCGTCAAGCGCACCCCCTGCCGTTGGATCGGCCGACATTTGATCAGATCCAATGCAGTGGCTTTCCGAACCTTGGCCGGTCAAATTGACCGCAGTCGGCCCACCAGCTGTCAACACGTGCGGAGGGAGCGCGAACACGGTTACCGATGCATTCCTGCCGGTTTGACCGCGGACATGCCCGGGGCCCAACGCATTCCGGTGGGCCTCCCTTCGCCTTCGCACGCGCACGCCTGCTGCCGCCCGACGATTACGCGACACGTCACCCGTGTTTATTCGTGCGTGCGCGACTCCCCTCCTCACACGCTCGCGCAAGCCGCGCAACGATGTTACGATTGGCTGAAGCGGCTGTGTCCTGTAACGGGGTCGGATAAGGCGTCGGGGGACGAGTCCGTCCCCCGTTTAATCGGCCGAGTCAATTCCTCTACGGCGTCGTCCTCACGGTTCACACTGGCCACGGGCTCTGCTCACCTGTCGGCTGCCCAGATGTTTGACCGCCCCTCGGTTCCCTACCCCCAGTTCCTTTGACCCCCCCCCCCCATCACAGCCGTTCATCACTACGAGTGCGATTCCCGTCCTTCATTGATGAACGATTGTGATGAACGAAAACTGCCGACATTTCACGTCAGTGTGACCCCATCCCACCGTTTGATGCGACACGTAATTAGGAGACGCACGTGCGGAGCCGAAGCATAAGAGCAGTTCGACCCGCACGCCTCCTCTCACCGTGAAGGACGCCTGCGTAAAGCGAGCAAAAGTTTGCGAGCTCCGCTCGATTCGTCGAGGAGACGTGACAGGAAAGCTTGGAAGGAAGGAGCGGATTGAGATTGGCGATGCCGGGGAGCGTGGCGCCGTTGGATCTAGCGGGAGTGACGATACCGCACCACTTCCGGTGCCCCATCTCGCTGGAGCTGATGCGGGATCCGGTGACGGTGTGCACCGGGCAGACGTACGACCGGGCGAGCATCGAGTCGTGGGTGGCGACGGGGAACATCACCTGCCCCGTCACGCGCACCCGGCTCACCGACTTCACCCTCATCCCCAACCACACCCTCCGCCGCCTCATCCAGGACTGGTGCGTCTCCCACCGCTCCCTCGGCGTCGAGCGCATCCCCACCCCCAAGCAGCCGGCGGACGCTCCCCTCGTCCGCTCGCTCCTTGCCTCCGCCGCTGTCGGTAGCGTCGCCTCGCGGGTCGCCGCGCTCCGCCGGCTCTGCGCCCTCGCGCGGGAGTCCGAAAAGAATCGCGCTGTGATATCCACCCACGAGACCCGCTCGGCCCTCCTCGAGATTGCGTTCGAGGGAGGGGAACAACCAGGGTGCTCGGACGCGGACCAGCCGGCCCTGGAGGCCATGGCGGTGCTGTCCATGCTGCCTTTGTCGGAGGCTGAGAGCGCGGTGGTGGCGACTCGGCCGGAGAGGCTTCACCGACTGGGGGAGATTGTGAAGGGACACCCGTCGTCGGAGGCGCGGATCAACGCCGCTGCGGTGATCGAGTCGGTCGCGACGGGGACGCGGTCAGCGGAGACCAGGGCCACGATCGGGGGTATGGACGGGGTGATGGGGGGGCTGGTGGCATTGGTGGAACAACCGGGTAACCCGCGGGCGGTACGGGTGGGGATTCGAGGGCTCCTTGCTATGTGCCTAGCGAAGGAGAACCGAGCCCGGGCTGTAGCGGCCGGTGCGGCCGCGGCGGTGGTGAGGAGGATGGGCGAGCTGTCGTCGAGCGATTTGGAGCGAGCGCTGGCAACGGTGGAACTGCTGTGCCGTGGGGAAGGGGGAAGGGAGGCGGTGGTAGCGGGGTGGGGGGGCGGGGCGGCCGCGGTGGCGGCGCTAGTGAGGTTGATGGCGTGGAAGGCATCGGGAAGGGCTGCGGAGCACGCAGCGGGGGCGCTGGTGGCGGTTCTGGGGGGTTCGGAGGCACTGCAGAGGGAGGCGGTGGCTGCCGGTGTGGTGGCTCATCTGCTGCTGATGGTGCAAGGCGGGTGCTCCGACCGGGCCAAGAGGAAGGCGCAGCTCCTCCTTAAGCTCCTCCGCCCAGCCTGGCCCTATCGCGACTTCATTGCCAACTCCGACGACTTCATCCAGGCATTCTAAAAGCTCCCACCTTTAGGAAAGCAGCTCCTCTTCTCTATTCTGACCTGCAAACTTCTTCTCTTTCATTAGCAATTAccaaaaagaaaaatctaattgatttcctcctttttcttttcttttcttctgtcaAAAGACAATATCCATCTTTATGTTGGATTCTCTCTTAATCAGAGGGTGAATGGTGTGAGATGGCGCGCTGGGATGTCGACTGTGGAGATATATTTTGGTGTGTGCTTGGTTTGTGGTTTGTCCTTTGGATTGGGGAGGGTGGTTTTTCCTATGTAAATATGGATTTTGGGTTGAAATGGATGGACATATGACTTGACTATAATTGCATTTTTTTTGCTTTCGCAAAATAATTTCTCTGCTGATTTTCTTCATGGTCTCTCTTTTCTCACTTATTTCTTATTATTGTTTTTGGAAGTTTTAAGTGCAATCAGAGACAATGAAGACAGCGGAGGAAGAACAAAAGCTGCTCTACTTTGCCTGGCTGATACAGAATGGAATGTCATATGAAGCCCAAGATATGAAGAGTGACAAGGGAAGTGTGCTTATCATTGAGTGTCTCATCTTTTTTACTGACTGCAGAGCAAGTTGGGTCTTGGTGATATCGGGTTAACCCTTGAAGGTATGCCCTTTACGCTTGGATAAAGATGATGCACTATGCTGGATTTTGGGTAGCTCTTGTATAAAATATTTGCATGATCATTCAGCTTTTTCATGGTGGTTGTAGGAATTACAATCAGTATCAGAAAAGAGCAGAAAAAGTAGAGTAGGCTACAACAGATTCTTGGGGGTTTTGGACCCACAGTGAGTAGGTTCAACTTCAAAAACACCAGagtaatttaagatattaattagaGAACTTGATTAGAGCAAAAGTTTTGAAACGAATGGGATCATGGAATAGAATTATGTTGGTGCTTGATGCTTCCTTCCATTGTCTTCTTCCACCATCCTTGAATGCAAAATTGTCTGAGGCATGAAGCCAAAGACCACTGAAGATGGCAAAAGGAGGAAAAGGAAGGGAAGGGGCTCAAGAGACCAAAGAGAAGGAGTGGCATGCTGTAATCTTCTGATCCACAGCTTTGTTGTGGTGGTCATCACATGAAAAAGGATAGGTTGCTCCACTGGGGTCACATGGTTGGAATCCTCTAATGAGTCCAACCCAAGTGGCTGTCACATGAAATGGAGGAGCCTTTGTCCCTTGCTATCCTTTTTCTAGGACATGAAGCTTGTGCAGGTCAAAATATGCATGTCAGGGATGGTCCCAATGATTCACAAAGGGAAGCCATTTGGGTCCCTGGATCCTTTTGTCTGTGGTCCTAAAGGTATGATGGAACCATTGAAGCAAAGTCAAGGATGGACATATCAAAATCTACATTGTTCTAGGATGAAAGTTGGGAAATATTACTGTATCTAATTTGTTCTTTCTCTGACACATAGAAGTTATTGGAACAAAACTTGACCTCTTAGAGATATGTTTTCCCTAAgtggctttataataattatgttCAAGTATCGCTTCCTATCTCTCTTGTCCTCAAAATGTGTAATGAAGAGCAGAAAGGTGCTTGTGTTACTGAGAGAGAGTTTTTAGGTGAAATTGGAGAAGAGACTTCTTGCTTGTGAAACAAGGTGGTCATTTTGTTTAATTGCATGGCACTATTCACATGTTGGTATCAGGTTTCTTTTGGTACTTGTCCTTGAGCCATACAAAGTGTGGTAATTTAGCTTGGTTACAACTTCAAGTAGGATTCCTTTAGCTAATAGGATGCATGTCATGGTAGAGAAAGTTCTTAAAGTTTGATCATGGATTCATTGTGTGTTGTTAACCCTATTGCAGTGCAATaaaatgcaatatatatatatatatatatatatatatatatatatatatatatatatatatatatatatatatatataatacccaATGTGAAGTTCTGTGTTTCTCCATTTCTTGTTCTTACACTCTTGTTTTGTGTCTTGCAACTTTGGTATTGCAGGTTATTTTGTCTGTGAGATTAGTTTTGCCCAGGAGCTCTCAACAACAGCAGAAGATGCACTCATGTTTTAGTTTCTTTGAATGAGGGGGACACAGTTTGTTTTAGTAGCCTGATTAACAATTTTGCTATTGACATAATTATCGATCCATAATCATACCTTCTGTGATCAATTCTTAAGGTTATACAAAACTCAGGACTAAGTTTTCTTATATTCACAACTTTCCATTTAGCAAGTAATTAGCTTTAGACATTTGTAGTTCTCTTCATGGACATCAaatatctgtgtgtgtgtgtgtgaagcaAATATGATCACATATTCATCACcttcttttttttgtattatattcACACATGCTATAttcttttttttgtaaatagaGTCAAAATAGCTACATAGAAATCACAGTGATGTTTATATTCAAAATTCGCTAGTAAAAATCTTATGAACCGAAAAACAAATGTTGTTGATATGTTACTATTCATTATTGTTCTTGCATGCAAAAAAAAGTTTGGAGCAATTTAATTGACTTGCCCTCTGTATCTAAATAATTGCTT
This genomic stretch from Musa acuminata AAA Group cultivar baxijiao chromosome BXJ3-9, Cavendish_Baxijiao_AAA, whole genome shotgun sequence harbors:
- the LOC135648328 gene encoding U-box domain-containing protein 26-like, which produces MPGSVAPLDLAGVTIPHHFRCPISLELMRDPVTVCTGQTYDRASIESWVATGNITCPVTRTRLTDFTLIPNHTLRRLIQDWCVSHRSLGVERIPTPKQPADAPLVRSLLASAAVGSVASRVAALRRLCALARESEKNRAVISTHETRSALLEIAFEGGEQPGCSDADQPALEAMAVLSMLPLSEAESAVVATRPERLHRLGEIVKGHPSSEARINAAAVIESVATGTRSAETRATIGGMDGVMGGLVALVEQPGNPRAVRVGIRGLLAMCLAKENRARAVAAGAAAAVVRRMGELSSSDLERALATVELLCRGEGGREAVVAGWGGGAAAVAALVRLMAWKASGRAAEHAAGALVAVLGGSEALQREAVAAGVVAHLLLMVQGGCSDRAKRKAQLLLKLLRPAWPYRDFIANSDDFIQAF